A section of the Epinephelus moara isolate mb chromosome 3, YSFRI_EMoa_1.0, whole genome shotgun sequence genome encodes:
- the LOC126387748 gene encoding high mobility group protein B1-like — MVKEPGKPRGKMSSYAYFVQTCREEHKKKHPEASVNFAEFSKKCSERWKTMSSKEKGKFEDLARQDKARYEREMMNFVPTRGGKKKKYKDPNAPKRPPSAFFIFCSEYRPKVKGETPGLSIGDVARRLGEMWNGTASEDKQPFEKKAAKLKEKYEKEVAAYRAKSKTGGGGGAAAAGKAPAKAEKKDDDDDDDEEDEEEEEDDYDDDDE, encoded by the exons ATGGTGAAAGAGCCAGGAAAGCCGAGGGGCAAGATGTCCTCCTATGCATATTTTGTCCAGACCTGCCGGGAGGAGCACAAGAAGAAGCACCCTGAAGCTTCGGTTAACTTTGCCGAGTTCTCCAAGAAGTGCTCTGAGCGATGGAAG ACTATGTCTTCCAAGGAGAAAGGAAAATTTGAGGACCTGGCCAGGCAGGACAAGGCTCGCTATGAGAGGGAGATGATGAACTTTGTCCCAACCAGGGGAGGCAAGAAGAAGAAGTACAAGGACCCCAATGCCCCCAAGAGACCCCC ATCTGCCTTCTTCATCTTTTGCTCAGAGTATCGCCCTAAGGTGAAAGGCGAGACCCCTGGTCTGTCTATTGGAGATGTTGCCAGGAGGCTGGGTGAGATGTGGAACGGCACTGCTTCAGAGGACAAGCAGCCCTTTGAGAAGAAGGCAGCAAAACTGAAGGAGAAGTATGAAAAG GAGGTCGCAGCATATCGTGCTAAGAGCAAAACTGGTGGCGGCggtggtgcagcagcagcaggaaaagCCCCGGCCAAGGCAGAGAAGAAGGATGATGACGACGACGATgatgaggaggacgaggaggaagaggaggacgacTACGACGATGATGACGAGTAG